A region of Paenibacillus sp. JNUCC-31 DNA encodes the following proteins:
- a CDS encoding aldo/keto reductase yields the protein MNLHTKVVEAKNGVAIPQLGFGVYKITKEAEFTTAIREAIQVGYRHFDTARIYGNEKALGAEIRHSQIPREQFFITSKVWNTDHGYEATKKAFQETINKLGVDYLDMYLIHFASPKYIETWKAMEELYEEGKIRVIGVANFEIQHLEELRKHAKILPMINQIETHPEFPQNELRAYMDKHQILHEAWGPLGQGNKVLLQHPVLKEIADHHRKTVAQVILRWHLERGVILIPKSSKPKRIRENSEIFDFGLSTEEMEKISHLNSGKRYSIHPTGYIVNPIFNTLMKLFI from the coding sequence ATGAATTTGCATACCAAAGTAGTTGAAGCCAAAAACGGGGTTGCCATTCCCCAACTGGGCTTTGGGGTTTACAAAATAACGAAAGAAGCAGAATTTACAACAGCGATTCGCGAGGCCATTCAGGTCGGGTACCGACATTTTGATACCGCCCGCATTTATGGGAATGAGAAAGCGCTGGGGGCAGAGATTCGGCATAGTCAGATCCCGCGTGAGCAATTCTTTATTACGTCGAAAGTCTGGAATACGGATCATGGCTATGAAGCGACCAAGAAAGCTTTTCAGGAAACGATAAACAAGCTGGGTGTCGATTACCTCGATATGTACTTAATCCATTTTGCCTCGCCAAAGTATATCGAAACATGGAAAGCCATGGAGGAACTATATGAGGAAGGCAAGATCAGAGTCATCGGGGTCGCGAACTTTGAGATTCAGCATCTGGAAGAACTAAGGAAGCACGCAAAAATCTTGCCGATGATCAATCAGATCGAAACGCACCCGGAATTTCCGCAGAATGAACTACGTGCCTATATGGACAAACACCAGATTTTGCATGAGGCGTGGGGCCCATTGGGGCAAGGCAATAAAGTGTTATTGCAGCATCCGGTATTGAAGGAAATCGCTGATCATCATCGCAAGACGGTGGCTCAAGTCATTTTGCGTTGGCACCTGGAACGGGGCGTCATCCTGATTCCCAAATCATCCAAACCAAAGCGGATCAGAGAGAATAGTGAGATCTTTGATTTTGGGCTGTCCACGGAAGAAATGGAGAAGATCAGCCATCTGAATTCGGGTAAGAGGTATTCTATTCATCCGACAGGTTATATTGTGAATCCGATTTTTAATACATTGATGAAACTTTTTATCTAA
- a CDS encoding RrF2 family transcriptional regulator: MISEQLNIPVSTTVKVIRNLNNANLTMAKEGAEGGILLAKPLSEVTLLDVFLAVEPGKALFKVHTDVTLQGQDVDDVKQKVVHHLEGAEIAMQNYLKDIRLTDLFDEEKKG; the protein is encoded by the coding sequence GTGATATCGGAGCAGCTAAATATTCCGGTATCAACGACGGTGAAAGTCATTCGGAACCTGAACAATGCCAATCTGACAATGGCAAAAGAAGGGGCCGAGGGTGGCATATTGCTGGCAAAGCCTTTATCTGAAGTGACGTTGCTGGATGTCTTTCTCGCTGTCGAACCCGGCAAAGCCTTGTTTAAAGTTCATACCGATGTAACACTCCAAGGACAAGACGTAGACGATGTGAAGCAAAAGGTCGTTCATCATCTGGAAGGCGCGGAGATCGCCATGCAGAATTATTTAAAAGACATACGGTTAACCGATCTATTCGATGAAGAGAAAAAGGGTTAA